The Dickeya poaceiphila DNA window CACTGACAGCGAAGCAATGGTTCGCCAGTCAGCAAAAGCGCAATTTGGTGATTATCAGGCAAATGGCATCATGGCAGTTGCCAAGAAACTGGGCGTGCCGCCACGCCAGTTGGCCGAAAAAGTGGTACAAACGCTGGAATTGAATGACATTGCAGCCAAGACAGAAATTGCCGGCCCCGGTTTCATCAATATATTCCTCGATCCCCAATGGCTGTCATCCCAGTTGGAACAAGCACTGGCTGCACCCAAACTGGGTGTTTCCCCCGTTGAGCCGCAAACTATCGTTATTGATTATTCCGCCCCCAACGTCGCCAAGGAGATGCATGTCGGCAACCTTCGCTCGACCATCATTGGCGATGCTGCGGTACGTACGCTGGAATTTCTCGGTCATAAGGTTATTCGCGCCAACCATGTCGGTGACTGGGGTACCCAATTCGGTATGCTGATTGCCCATCTGGAAGATGTGCAAAATGCTAATACTCACGATCTGGAACTGGCCGATCTGGAAGCTTTCTACCGCGAAGCGAAAAAGCATTACGACGACGATGCCGTCTTCGCTGAACGCGCCCGTGGTTATGTAGTGAAACTACAAAGCGGCGATGAATATTGTCGCTCCATGTGGCGTAAGCTGGTGGATATCACCATGGTGCAGAACCAGCACAGCTATGACCGCCTGAATGTATCGCTGAGCGCAAATGACGTAATGGGTGAAAGCCTCTACAACGCCATGCTGCCGGAAATCGTAGCAGACCTGAAGGCCAAAGGGCTGGCGGTAGAAAGCGAAGGCGCCATTGTGGTCTATCTGGATGAGTATAAAAACAAAGAAGGCGAAGCGATGGGCGTCATCATCCAGAAAAAGGATGGCGGCTATCTTTACACTACAACCGATATCGCCTGCGCTAAATACCGCTATGAAAAACTGGGGGCCAACCGTGTTCTGTACTA harbors:
- the argS gene encoding arginine--tRNA ligase produces the protein MNIQALLSEKIHQAMITAGAPTDSEAMVRQSAKAQFGDYQANGIMAVAKKLGVPPRQLAEKVVQTLELNDIAAKTEIAGPGFINIFLDPQWLSSQLEQALAAPKLGVSPVEPQTIVIDYSAPNVAKEMHVGNLRSTIIGDAAVRTLEFLGHKVIRANHVGDWGTQFGMLIAHLEDVQNANTHDLELADLEAFYREAKKHYDDDAVFAERARGYVVKLQSGDEYCRSMWRKLVDITMVQNQHSYDRLNVSLSANDVMGESLYNAMLPEIVADLKAKGLAVESEGAIVVYLDEYKNKEGEAMGVIIQKKDGGYLYTTTDIACAKYRYEKLGANRVLYYIDSRQHQHLMQAWSIVRKAGYVPESVSLEHHMFGMMLGKDGKPFKTRAGGTIKLSELLDEAYERALALIAGKNPEMERAELEQLAQVVSVGAVKYADLSKNRTTDYIFDWDNMLAFEGNTAPYMQYAYTRVSSIFKRAGVEESSLTQPITLSAEHEQALATRLLQFEETVTTVARDGTPHVMCAYLYDLAGLFSGFYENCPILNADNDSTRQSRLKLALLTARTLKTGLETLGIQTVEKM